The Thalassoroseus pseudoceratinae genome has a segment encoding these proteins:
- a CDS encoding DUF434 domain-containing protein, with protein sequence MELRDLPGQVLAIDGFNLITTLEAALAGGVVLMGRDHVARDMASMHGSYRKVEETRPALLLLGEFLSQHQITDCHWLLDRPVSNSGRLARLIREVAAANRWCWSAELVNDPDALLKVEKEVVVSADSAILDTSDRWVNLARAVIEQCIPDAWIFNLASDDPLEQGG encoded by the coding sequence GTGGAACTCAGAGATTTACCGGGGCAGGTGCTTGCGATTGATGGATTCAATCTCATCACCACATTAGAAGCCGCACTGGCCGGTGGAGTCGTGCTTATGGGGCGAGACCATGTGGCTCGCGATATGGCGAGCATGCATGGAAGTTACCGAAAGGTCGAGGAAACCCGTCCGGCGCTATTGTTGCTGGGAGAGTTTCTGTCCCAACACCAAATAACGGACTGTCACTGGTTGCTCGATCGGCCCGTCTCCAATAGCGGTCGATTGGCACGGTTAATTCGAGAGGTTGCCGCCGCGAACCGGTGGTGTTGGTCAGCCGAATTGGTCAACGATCCAGACGCATTGCTCAAAGTCGAGAAAGAAGTCGTCGTGAGTGCCGACAGTGCCATCCTCGATACTTCTGATCGTTGGGTCAATCTGGCACGGGCGGTCATCGAGCAATGCATTCCTGATGCCTGGATTTTCAACCTGGCGTCGGACGATCCACTGGAGCAGGGTGGATGA
- a CDS encoding DUF1501 domain-containing protein, producing the protein MNPLQEHFRNITRREILGWGGYGLGTAALATLLSDRSAVADSSLNRNALPGLPHFKPRAKRVIMLLQSGAPSHVDLFDHKPLLAKQRGKEIPESVHQGQKLSTMTAGRGKPCLGAIAPFRQHGETGTWISDFLPHTANVVDRLCLVKSVKAEAVNHAPAMTFLLTGAEQPGRPSMGGWLAYGLGSDNDDLPTFCVMTSRDQEGSCGQLFYDFYWGSGFLPTRYQGVKFRGGGDPVLYLSNPKGMSRAVRRNLLDGLQRMNQHRLDAVGDPEIATRISQYEMAFRMQQSVPELTDLSRETKATLDLYGPDVERRGSYAYNCLMARKLAESGVRFVQLMHSGWDQHQNLPTQLIHQCRDTDQPSAGLVQDLANRGLLEDTLVVWAGEFGRTPFGQGDINNPKKHGRDHHPYAYTVWMTGGGVREGLSYGRTDDYGYNVVENPVTVHDLQATILHLLGIDHERLTYKFQGRRFRLTDVHGHAVKDLFTI; encoded by the coding sequence ATGAATCCGTTGCAGGAACATTTTCGGAATATCACCCGTCGCGAGATCCTGGGGTGGGGCGGCTACGGACTCGGTACGGCTGCTTTGGCGACGTTGCTTTCGGATCGCTCAGCGGTGGCGGATTCGTCATTGAATCGCAATGCGCTGCCGGGCTTGCCACATTTCAAGCCGCGTGCGAAGCGGGTCATCATGCTACTGCAGTCTGGTGCACCGTCACACGTCGATCTTTTCGATCACAAACCCCTGCTGGCGAAACAGCGGGGAAAGGAAATCCCCGAATCTGTCCATCAAGGGCAAAAACTTTCCACAATGACTGCCGGTCGGGGGAAACCTTGTCTCGGTGCGATCGCTCCCTTTCGGCAACACGGTGAAACAGGCACCTGGATTTCCGATTTCCTGCCCCACACAGCGAATGTTGTGGATCGTCTGTGCCTCGTAAAAAGCGTGAAAGCCGAGGCCGTCAACCATGCTCCGGCGATGACATTTCTTCTCACCGGAGCTGAACAACCTGGCCGTCCTAGCATGGGCGGGTGGTTAGCGTACGGGCTTGGTTCGGACAACGACGATCTTCCCACATTCTGCGTGATGACGTCGCGGGATCAGGAAGGAAGTTGTGGGCAACTCTTTTACGATTTCTATTGGGGAAGTGGTTTCCTGCCGACACGCTATCAGGGAGTGAAATTTCGGGGCGGCGGTGATCCCGTACTCTATCTGTCGAATCCCAAAGGCATGAGTCGCGCCGTGCGACGAAACTTGCTCGACGGGTTGCAGCGGATGAATCAACACCGTCTCGACGCCGTCGGTGATCCGGAAATCGCGACGCGAATCAGTCAATACGAGATGGCGTTTCGCATGCAACAGAGTGTCCCGGAACTTACAGACCTCTCACGCGAAACCAAAGCCACGCTGGACTTGTACGGTCCCGACGTCGAGCGACGTGGTTCGTACGCATACAATTGCTTGATGGCTCGGAAACTCGCGGAGAGTGGAGTTCGGTTTGTGCAGTTGATGCACTCCGGTTGGGATCAGCATCAGAATTTGCCGACGCAACTCATCCACCAGTGTCGCGATACCGACCAACCCTCGGCCGGTTTGGTTCAAGATTTGGCCAATCGCGGATTGCTCGAAGATACGCTTGTCGTTTGGGCCGGCGAATTCGGACGAACTCCTTTCGGTCAAGGGGATATCAATAACCCCAAAAAGCACGGTCGCGATCACCATCCCTACGCCTATACTGTTTGGATGACCGGAGGTGGCGTGCGTGAGGGGTTGTCATATGGACGCACGGACGACTATGGTTACAACGTCGTTGAGAACCCTGTTACGGTTCACGACCTGCAAGCTACGATTCTTCACTTGCTCGGAATCGATCACGAACGCCTCACCTATAAATTCCAAGGACGACGATTTCGTCTAACTGACGTGCATGGACACGCGGTGAAAGACCTGTTCACTATATGA
- the proB gene encoding glutamate 5-kinase: protein MSTSDSTTELPCLVRREVVETAQTLIVKIGTNVLSNADDTLNVERIRHIAEQIHLVRETGRKVVIVTSGSVGAGMGLLGLTERPKDLPHLQAAAATGQAHLIRLYDDCLRPHGYHAAQLLLTTSDFKERSRYLNVRNTLHTLFEYGAVPIINENDTISVHEIKFGDNDHLAAMVTHLFAQPLLVILSVVDGLFDGDPSQPDSHRISLVDRWDNQLLNCTVATGSTRGTGGMRSKLHAVHKATAVGENVVIADGTRPNVLQQILAGDDIGTLFMAEGMNVPAWKRWIGYTVAPKGRVVVDAGARRAIVESGRSLLAIGVTRVEGEYARGEAVAIVDESGQEFARGLSNYDAADTRKIQGCHTEDFTMILGCLPYSELVHRDNLVVTDH, encoded by the coding sequence ATGAGTACATCCGATTCGACTACCGAACTCCCCTGCCTCGTTCGTCGGGAAGTGGTGGAAACCGCTCAGACGTTGATTGTGAAAATTGGGACGAACGTCCTGTCTAACGCCGACGACACGTTGAATGTGGAACGCATTCGGCACATCGCGGAGCAAATCCATCTCGTTCGAGAAACCGGGCGGAAGGTGGTGATTGTCACAAGCGGTTCCGTCGGTGCCGGGATGGGGTTGTTGGGACTGACCGAACGCCCTAAAGATTTGCCACACCTGCAAGCCGCTGCCGCAACCGGCCAAGCGCACCTGATTCGTCTGTACGACGACTGCCTGCGCCCGCACGGTTATCACGCAGCTCAACTCTTGCTGACTACTAGCGACTTCAAAGAGCGTTCTCGCTATTTGAATGTTCGCAACACATTGCACACGCTGTTCGAATACGGTGCTGTCCCGATTATCAACGAGAACGATACGATCAGCGTGCACGAGATCAAGTTCGGAGACAACGACCACCTCGCAGCGATGGTCACTCATTTGTTTGCTCAACCACTGTTGGTGATTCTTTCGGTGGTCGACGGACTGTTTGACGGGGACCCGTCACAACCGGATAGCCATCGAATCTCACTAGTTGATCGCTGGGACAATCAACTGCTCAATTGCACGGTCGCGACCGGTAGCACGCGAGGCACCGGAGGCATGCGATCGAAGCTTCACGCCGTTCACAAGGCAACCGCCGTTGGGGAAAATGTCGTCATTGCGGACGGCACACGTCCCAACGTGCTTCAGCAAATTCTGGCTGGCGACGATATCGGCACCCTGTTCATGGCTGAAGGCATGAACGTGCCGGCTTGGAAACGCTGGATCGGCTATACCGTGGCTCCCAAGGGGCGAGTCGTCGTGGATGCCGGTGCACGACGAGCGATCGTCGAGTCGGGACGATCGCTCCTAGCCATCGGGGTCACTCGGGTGGAAGGAGAGTATGCACGCGGTGAAGCGGTTGCGATCGTCGATGAGTCCGGTCAGGAATTCGCCCGCGGACTGTCGAACTACGATGCCGCCGATACTAGAAAGATCCAAGGTTGCCACACCGAAGATTTCACGATGATTCTCGGATGTCTGCCCTACTCCGAACTCGTGCATCGAGATAATTTGGTCGTCACCGACCATTGA
- a CDS encoding sigma-54-dependent Fis family transcriptional regulator, with the protein MFRFRSRITLLVGALTFIYAVLAIGFVATSPDLGVRTVLVDRDLQDAVGEPLGVEIRTTSNIVSSGPRLASGARLLRIGDQPIYSSVDFVQSIDRLRSSKIPVGGHLPAGFEPGLLQEMDRLGLPTLIDVTDSGRWVEVEFASSILGAEPESWQTQTTWLKVQSLPFQELALSLVWFVLQVGFCVLSGWALWQRPFDRTVRIFFLMCTITLGAYVAGQHWWIVSANWWLLLPLVICLAMTPPIGLHFFLLFPRPKRFFQHFPVSTLTAIYAIPVGMIFLAVYQLARIGSLHEAGSEKTGELLLQLHALRSLVRIYSAAAAAYLVLNLATVFLSYRNVRDASEKSQLRWICLGGGVAGLLLFATLVIGLTRESDFATGAARWPLFLASLAFMFAYSVTIVRHKLMFVRQSVSRDVLYYLASNLLTAVISLTIGASILLPQWLRITISVQQALIIAMVCSVCVLLLLWLRDLVQHLIDQRFFRENSRLDTVVSQINAAKGRLGDTQSVSEMVLQFCHDGLGVERGLLYLQTEPDGPFYLSASRGVSSADPNIRPQVSFLEHVREEGAIQRVPASGTILPPEQRVIDELKMDLVYRLRAGAQTEGLIFLGGKRLTGFSSEDLAFLNSVAQIATLALQNARIVDQNITRLNDELNARFLKLKEQQQLIHVLEGELARVHQPDIEVKESAGAPAFRRDSFKGSSPRIRSVLDTAQKVAASESSVLIRGESGTGKEILARLLHDNSPRKDGPLVRVHCAALSPGLLESELFGHVKGAFTGASDNRTGRFELANGGTLFLDEIGDISLETQIKLLRVLQERCFEPVGGNRTVHVDVRLITATHQNLERLISQGKFREDLFYRLNVISLTLPPLRERRGDIPELAMHFLTQVANRQKLPRRNLQSEAMAALERYDWPGNIRELENVIERASVLAEDGRITLKELPLPISKANPRRERLETLPTEIPEHQEAVAESESSDEESRKIVKRPPRRSRRGRPESKSAQERESLEQALNQCDGNKAEAARMLGIPRSTFYSKLKKYELS; encoded by the coding sequence ATGTTTCGATTCCGCAGTCGAATTACCCTCCTTGTCGGCGCGTTGACCTTTATCTATGCCGTCTTGGCAATCGGATTCGTCGCAACGAGTCCAGATTTGGGGGTTCGAACGGTTCTGGTTGATCGGGATCTCCAGGATGCGGTCGGGGAACCTTTGGGAGTGGAGATTCGGACCACTTCAAACATTGTTTCTAGCGGGCCACGATTGGCCTCTGGTGCCCGATTGTTGAGGATTGGCGATCAACCGATCTACAGTTCGGTTGACTTCGTCCAAAGCATCGATCGACTGAGATCAAGTAAAATCCCCGTCGGAGGGCATCTGCCGGCAGGTTTCGAACCAGGCTTGCTCCAGGAGATGGATCGATTAGGTCTCCCCACGCTGATCGATGTCACGGATAGCGGACGATGGGTGGAAGTCGAGTTTGCGTCGTCCATACTTGGGGCAGAACCGGAGAGCTGGCAAACGCAAACGACCTGGCTGAAAGTTCAGTCACTGCCATTTCAAGAGCTGGCGTTGTCGCTCGTATGGTTTGTGTTGCAGGTCGGGTTCTGTGTCTTATCAGGATGGGCATTGTGGCAGCGGCCGTTTGATCGTACGGTCCGAATCTTCTTTCTGATGTGCACGATCACGCTCGGCGCGTATGTCGCCGGGCAACACTGGTGGATTGTCTCGGCGAATTGGTGGCTGCTGTTGCCGCTCGTTATTTGTTTGGCAATGACTCCACCCATCGGATTGCACTTCTTCTTGCTATTTCCTCGCCCGAAGCGGTTTTTTCAACATTTTCCCGTCTCGACACTGACCGCGATCTATGCCATTCCCGTTGGAATGATCTTCCTCGCTGTCTATCAGTTGGCTCGAATCGGTTCGCTTCACGAGGCGGGATCAGAGAAAACCGGTGAGTTGCTGCTTCAACTCCATGCTTTGCGGTCGTTGGTGCGAATCTATTCGGCGGCAGCAGCGGCCTACTTGGTGTTGAATTTGGCGACCGTGTTTCTGAGTTACCGGAACGTTCGCGATGCGTCTGAGAAGAGCCAACTGCGTTGGATTTGTTTGGGAGGCGGAGTGGCTGGCTTGTTGCTCTTCGCGACATTGGTCATTGGGCTGACGCGAGAAAGCGATTTTGCCACCGGAGCGGCCAGGTGGCCTTTGTTCTTGGCGAGTCTGGCGTTCATGTTCGCGTACTCGGTCACGATTGTCCGTCACAAGTTGATGTTCGTCCGGCAGTCGGTTAGTCGCGACGTTCTCTACTATCTAGCGAGCAACCTGTTGACGGCGGTGATTAGTCTCACGATTGGGGCGAGCATTCTGCTGCCGCAATGGTTGCGAATCACGATTTCCGTGCAGCAAGCACTCATTATCGCAATGGTTTGCTCGGTCTGTGTTCTGCTTCTGCTGTGGCTGCGCGACTTGGTGCAACATCTGATCGACCAACGCTTTTTTCGTGAAAATTCGAGATTGGATACCGTCGTCAGTCAGATCAACGCTGCCAAAGGACGGCTTGGCGATACGCAGTCCGTCAGTGAGATGGTTCTTCAGTTTTGCCATGATGGTTTGGGGGTCGAACGTGGGCTGTTGTATTTGCAAACAGAACCGGATGGCCCGTTCTATCTGAGTGCTTCACGAGGTGTCTCTAGCGCTGACCCAAATATTCGGCCGCAAGTTTCGTTCTTGGAGCATGTTCGAGAGGAGGGCGCGATCCAGCGTGTGCCCGCTTCTGGAACAATCCTCCCACCCGAGCAACGGGTCATCGACGAATTGAAGATGGATCTCGTCTATCGCTTGCGAGCGGGAGCACAAACGGAGGGACTGATATTCCTGGGCGGCAAGCGGTTGACCGGGTTCAGTTCCGAAGACCTGGCGTTTCTCAATTCGGTCGCGCAGATTGCCACGTTGGCATTGCAAAATGCTCGCATTGTGGATCAGAACATCACGCGGCTCAATGATGAATTGAACGCAAGATTCTTGAAACTCAAAGAGCAACAGCAGTTAATTCATGTGCTCGAAGGAGAACTCGCGCGGGTTCATCAACCGGATATTGAAGTGAAGGAGTCTGCGGGGGCACCAGCGTTCCGCCGCGATTCGTTCAAGGGAAGTAGCCCGCGTATTCGATCCGTTCTTGACACCGCTCAGAAGGTTGCTGCGAGTGAATCGTCAGTGTTGATTCGCGGTGAAAGCGGCACGGGTAAGGAAATTCTCGCGCGGCTTCTGCACGACAATAGTCCGCGAAAAGATGGCCCATTGGTCCGTGTGCACTGTGCGGCACTTTCACCGGGATTGTTGGAAAGTGAACTCTTTGGCCACGTCAAAGGGGCATTCACCGGCGCGAGCGACAACCGAACTGGGCGGTTCGAGTTGGCCAACGGAGGCACGTTGTTCCTTGATGAAATCGGCGACATTTCTCTGGAAACGCAAATCAAATTGCTGCGGGTCTTGCAGGAACGGTGCTTCGAGCCAGTGGGGGGAAATCGCACGGTGCATGTCGATGTCCGCCTGATTACAGCGACCCACCAAAACTTGGAACGACTAATTTCTCAAGGGAAGTTTCGGGAAGATTTGTTCTATCGGCTGAACGTGATCAGCTTGACGCTCCCGCCGCTTCGAGAACGCCGGGGAGACATTCCGGAATTGGCTATGCACTTTCTGACGCAGGTGGCCAATCGGCAGAAGCTCCCGCGTCGCAATTTGCAATCGGAAGCGATGGCGGCCTTGGAACGATATGATTGGCCAGGGAATATTCGGGAACTGGAAAACGTCATCGAACGGGCCAGTGTGCTCGCCGAAGATGGTCGGATCACCTTGAAAGAGCTTCCGCTACCGATATCGAAAGCGAACCCGCGACGCGAGCGGTTAGAAACACTCCCGACGGAGATTCCAGAGCATCAGGAAGCCGTTGCGGAGTCCGAATCCAGTGACGAGGAGTCGCGGAAGATCGTGAAGCGTCCACCAAGGCGTAGTCGGCGGGGACGTCCGGAATCGAAGAGTGCTCAAGAGCGGGAGTCACTTGAGCAAGCATTGAATCAATGTGACGGCAACAAAGCCGAGGCTGCTCGCATGCTGGGTATTCCGCGAAGCACGTTTTACAGCAAGTTGAAAAAATACGAGTTGTCGTAA